A window from Plasmodium relictum strain SGS1 genome assembly, chromosome: 7 encodes these proteins:
- the XPD gene encoding TFIIH basal transcription factor complex helicase XPD subunit, putative, giving the protein MVVFYLDGLEVFFPYDYIYPEQYAYMKYLKKTLDSEGHCVLEMPTGTGKTVAIFSLITSYQYYKNDDGKFIFCTRTVAEMEKSLIELKKVIQYRINIIKQRNNKKMIEEKSNEENVSISLPKNEEIAYEDTISEDLKNKESQMKKTLNYHSYEKFGKNSEMLAIGISARRCMCINDKVLLNHEREKIDEECRKLTATFVREKKYINYKLDKIGNKNTDRISDFILKNKHHVDMEDYFDIYNSNNTLDEYDKIGLCGYFENFKKEFLFELIEPGVYTIEDLKVLCKNYKNTYNAYVPICPYFCAKKIIEISKVIVLNYQYVIDPKVSKSIFLGRDMNQTNFHKNDIIVFDEAHNIDSVCLEALSVNIDRNILNKASLNIKKLLKKIENSKAINEEKLKEECNKILQKIRSQKLNKKKKEDEEKGDKNASVDASNTNMKGDHEENIFEEKGRLLQTNSDKKRNVFDLITENDIINNNKLLETNDKDSKKRRIESEVYFDEDMNLVFGDLNEEKIFEQGKNVTNDESNYVLDKQKKKDTNDNIIEDLKEMIRNDIIENNNTHNSNEENKNRNNSIVGEDDITDLHFNPLLSEDIVKNIIIPGNIRKSEHFLNLMRIVVVYLKKYINIYEITSEGPLSFLYKCEKDTKLDTSFFKYCFDRLKSLLNTLQIVNIDDYSSLNIVCNFCTLLGNYFKGFIIICEPYPEATGIYDPVIQFACLDSSIAMKSVINKYKSIILTSGTITPLELYPKLLNFKTVLTASFPMSFDRNCVCPLIVTKSSDLIPLSSQFSLRNDINVIKNYGILLIEMCKNIPDGIVAYFPSYIYMEQVISTWYELGVISNILEYKLIFIETKDIVSTTIALLNFKKACDLGKGAVFLSICRGKIAEGIDFDKHYGKCVILFGIPYQYTLSKILKSRLDFLKETYNIQENEFLTFDAMRQASQCVGRIIRNKKDYGIMIFSDIRYSRNDKKNKLPPWIIKCMDISNVNLTIGTAVNISKNFLLNMSQQYKETGQTKISQDLLGNQIKCWQEVKSILNMDDFI; this is encoded by the coding sequence atggttgttttttatttagatGGTTTAGAGGTTTTTTTTCCGTATGATTATATATATCCTGAACAATATGCTTAcatgaaatatttaaaaaaaacattagaTAGTGAAGGACATTGTGTTTTAGAAATGCCAACAGGTACAGGAAAAACAGTTGctattttttctcttataACTTCTTatcaatattataaaaatgatgatgggaaatttatattttgcaCACGTACGGTTGCAGAAATGGAAAAATCTCtaatagaattaaaaaaagttattcaatatagaataaatataataaaacagagaaataataaaaaaatgatagaagaaaaatcaaatgaagaaaatgttTCAATAAGTTTAccaaaaaatgaagaaatagcTTATGAAGATACTATATCAGAAGATTTAAAGAACAAAGAAAgtcaaatgaaaaaaacatTGAATTATCATTCTTATGAAAAATTCGGAAAAAATAGTGAAATGTTAGCTATTGGAATTAGTGCAAGGAGATGTATGTGTATTAATGATAAAGTATTATTAAACCAcgaaagagaaaaaatagatgaaGAATGTAGAAAATTAACTGCTACATTtgtaagagaaaaaaaatatattaattataaattagataaaattGGTAACAAAAATACTGATAGAATCTCtgattttatattaaaaaataaacatcATGTAGATATGGAAGATtattttgatatatataattcaaataatacTTTGGATGAATATGACAAAATAGGATTATGTggatattttgaaaattttaaaaaagaatttttgtTTGAGTTAATAGAACCAGGAGTATATACAATTGAAGATTTAAAagttttatgtaaaaattataaaaatacttaTAATGCATATGTACCAATTTGCCCTTATTTTTgtgcaaaaaaaattatagaaatatCAAAAGTAATTGTTTTAAACTATCAATATGTAATTGATCCTAAAGTATCAAAGTCTATTTTTTTAGGAAGAGATATGAATCAAAcgaattttcataaaaatgatatCATTGTTTTTGATGAAGCTCACAACATCGATAGTGTTTGCTTAGAAGCTCTAAGTGTTAATATAGATAGAAATATACTTAATAAAGCTTctctaaatataaaaaagttattaaaaaaaatagagaatTCAAAAGCAATTAATgaggaaaaattaaaagaagaatgcaataaaattttacaaaaaattagatCTCAGaaattgaataaaaaaaaaaaggaagatgaagaaaaaggTGATAAAAATGCTAGTGTTGATGCGTCTAACACTAACATGAAAGGGGACCATGAGGAAAATATCTTTGAAGAGAAAGGTAGGTTACTACAAACTAATTCTGACAAAAAAAGGAACGTATTTGATTTAATTACAGAAAATgacataataaataataacaaattGCTTGAGACAAATGATAAAGATTCTAAAAAGAGAAGAATAGAAAGTGAAGTATATTTTGATGAAGATATGAACTTGGTTTTTGGAgatttaaatgaagaaaaaatatttgagcAAGGAAAGAATGTAACTAATGATGAATCAAATTACGTTTTAgataagcaaaaaaaaaaagatacaaATGATAACATAATAGAAGATTTGAAGGAAATGATAAGAAAtgatataatagaaaataataatacccATAATagtaatgaagaaaataaaaatagaaacaaCTCAATAGTAGGAGAAGATGACATTACCGATTTACATTTTAATCCTCTTTTATCAGAAGATATAGTaaagaatataattattCCAGGAAATATCAGAAAATCAGaacattttttaaacttGATGAGGATAGTAGTGGTTTATTTAAAGAagtacataaatatatatgaaataacATCAGAAGGTCCTTTAtcttttttgtataaatGCGAAAAGGATACTAAATTGGATAcgtctttttttaaatattgttTTGATAGATTAAAATCTTTATTAAATACATTGCAAATAGTAAATATAGATGATTATTCTTCTTTAAATATTGTATGTAACTTTTGTACTTTATTGGGTAATTACTTTAAGGGGTTTATAATCATATGCGAGCCTTACCCAGAAGCTACTGGAATATATGATCCCGTTATACAATTTGCTTGTTTAGATTCTTCAATTGCTATGAAATcagtaataaataaatataaatcaaTTATATTGACTAGTGGTACAATAACACCTTTAGAATTATATCCAAAATTATTGAATTTTAAAACAGTATTAACTGCATCTTTCCCAATGTCTTTTGATCGAAATTGTGTATGCCCACTTATTGTTACTAAAAGTTCAGATTTAATTCCACTTTCTTCACAATTTTCTTTAAGAAATGATATTaatgtaattaaaaactatgggattttattaatagaaaTGTGTAAAAATATTCCTGATGGAATAGTTGCATATTTTccttcatatatatatatggagCAAGTTATTTCTACTTGGTATGAATTAGGAGTTATATCAAACATTTtagaatataaattaatttttattgaaaCAAAAGATATTGTATCAACTACTATTGCTTTACTTAACTTTAAAAAGGCATGTGATTTAGGTAAAGGAGCTGTGTTTTTGTCAATATGTAGAGGGAAAATTGCTGAAGGTATAGATTTTGATAAACATTATGGAAAATGCGTTATATTATTTGGCATACCTTATCAATATACTCTCTCAAAAATTCTTAAATCAAGAttagattttttaaaagaaactTATAATATACaagaaaatgaatttttaacaTTCGATGCAATGAGACAAGCTTCTCAGTGTGTTGGAAgaattataagaaataaGAAGGACTACGGTATTATGATTTTTTCCGATATTAGATATTCaagaaatgataaaaaaaataaattaccCCCATGGATTATTAAGTGTATGGATATATCAAATGTCAATTTAACTATTGGAACTGCTGttaatatttctaaaaattttttacttaataTGTCTCAACAATATAAAGAAACAGGGCAAACAAAAATTTCACAAGACTTACTAGGAAATCAGATCAAATGTTGGCAGGAAGTTAAGTCTATTTTAAACATGGATGATTTCATttag
- a CDS encoding vacuolar ATP synthase subunit e, putative, producing MALDDAEAQKQIQQMVNFILNEAKDKAHEIEAKALEDFNIEKLRIVQKMKEKIRVEFQKKAKQMEIKRSISRSSAINKARLKKMCAKDQVFKEIYKISSEKLSELHKDKDKYKNLIVDLIVQSLFYMQEPHVIVRCRDIDKSIVESCLNEAVQKYTDQLKKQFNVVKTIKIEIDKSGNYLPPPPSKDNEGNSCLGGVILTTPNRKINCDNTLDVRLKLAIEYCTPEIKKMFFQKL from the exons atggctTTG GACGATGCAGAAGCACAGAAGCAAATACAGCAAATGGTgaatttcattttaaatgAAGCTAAAGATAAAGCTCATGAAATTGAAGCAAAAGCGTTAGAAGATTTTAATATTGAAAAACTAAGAATTGtacaaaaaatgaaagaaaaaataagagTAGAATTCCAAAAGAAAGCAAAGCAAATGGAAATAAAAAGGTCTATATCTCGTTCATCAGCTATTAATAAAGCAAgactaaaaaaaatgtgtgCAAAAGATCAagtttttaaagaaatatataaaattagtaGTGAAAAATTAAGTGAATTGCATAAAGAcaaagataaatataaaaatttaatagttGACTTAATAGTTCAATCATTGTTTTATATGCAAGAACCACATGTTATTGTTCGTTGCAGAGATATCGATAAATCGATTGTTGAAAGTTGCTTAAATGAAGCCGTTCAAAAATACACtgatcaattaaaaaaacaatttaatGTTGTTAAAACcattaaaatagaaattgACAAATCTGGAAACTATTTGCCACCGCCTCCTTCAAAAGATAATGAAGGAAATTCTTGTCTTGGAGGCGTTATTTTAACAACTCcgaatagaaaaattaattgtGATAATACTTTGGATGTTCGTTTAAAGCTAGCTATAGAGTATTGTACAccagaaataaaaaaaatgttttttcaaaaattataa
- the ApiAP2 gene encoding transcription factor with AP2 domain(s), putative produces the protein MLSKLGINSNNLLKKIWKNKNICTLSIVFLSKHPYKPKTREVIHPHMTPPEYLSPSDCFDAKTSELQQFIPKNFYRTKWIESLRSGEYLGEDYPWNLLPNWKYWKKRKYNVKYHEIPWFISKVKGVSYYKRLNVWMVQWVENGIHRIRRFRCAFGILQAKLAAEQFRKNLEESGRVDNRKTERQLRMDYIQKKDERLLRKKKYSKISKGQF, from the coding sequence ATGTTATCAAAGCTAGGGataaattcaaataatttacttaaaaaaatatggaaaaacaaaaatatatgtacaCTTTCTAttgtatttttatcaaaacaCCCTTATAAACCAAAAACAAGAGAAGTTATTCATCCTCATATGACTCCACCTGAATATTTGTCACCGTCCGATTGTTTTGATGCAAAAACAAGTGAGTTACAACAGTTCATACCAAAAAATTTTTACCGAACTAAATGGATTGAATCATTAAGAAGTGGAGAATATTTAGGAGAGGATTATCCATGGAATTTACTACCAAACTGGAAATACtggaaaaaaagaaagtataATGTAAAATATCATGAAATTCCTTGGTTTATTTCAAAAGTTAAAGGGGTTTCTTATTATAAAAGACTAAATGTGTGGATGGTTCAATGGGTTGAAAATGGAATTCATAGAATTAGAAGATTTAGATGTGCTTTTGGAATTTTACAAGCAAAACTAGCTGCTGAACAGTTCAGAAAAAACTTAGAAGAGTCAGGTAGAGTAGATAACAGAAAAACAGAAAGGCAGCTAAGGATGGACTATATACAAAAGAAAGATGAAAGATTATTAAGAAAGAAGAAATATTCTAAGATATCTAAAGGccaattttaa
- a CDS encoding UBX domain, putative: MENTVKLFMEVTKEPDENEATNILKSCEWNLEEAISIYLSKNEFEKTNKEYHSTTENLNNINKIDEIKEFEESIYKKNENEIEKKSFLYILNPIGKIIFPIFKNIYYAISTFFKLLSTFILTPYNDSNFTSYYENKYGKMHTNFFKGSLNEAILKSRKEEKLLLVYLHIDNNESAYFCEQVFNNSEIKSFFDENCILFAQDISKGDTKELQNVLNVFILPQISIILTCYVKDIKELTIIYGKPSVDHIINSITHCIEQMQVKKENSENLKHKTYNDRLIREQQDREYQEALKKDKLIEEEKKKKENEKLKKIQYKKEIKRKRQEKCKKFPLPIKENEQVTKISLRLSNGTRIQSNFSLDHTLEDIYEWAECCEFLEKNIKIPYKFELVCGHSKSTLQKVKNKIKEFDLYPNAVLNLKSLDTSDEE; this comes from the exons atggaaaacacagtaaaattatttatggaAGTTACAAAAGAACCTGATGAAAATGAAGCTACTAATATTTTGAAATCTTGTGAGTGGAATTTAGAA GAAGCcatttctatttatttaagtaaaaatgaatttgaaaaaacaaataaa GAATATCATAGCACTactgaaaatttaaataatataaacaaGATAGATGAAATAAAGGAATTTGAAGAaagcatatataaaaaaaatgaaaatgaaatagaaaaaaaaagttttctttatatattgaATCCAATaggaaaaattatatttcctatatttaaaaatatatattatgctATATCTactttctttaaattattaagtaCTTTTATATTAACACCTTATAACGATAGTAATTTTACTtcttattatgaaaataaatatggtAAAATGCacactaatttttttaagggAAGTTTAAATGAAGCTATATTAAAATCaagaaaagaagaaaaattgtTACTagtatatttacatatagaTAATAATGAAAGTGCATATTTCTGTGAAcaagtttttaataattctgaaattaaaagtttttttgatgaaaattgtattttatttGCTCAAGATATATCAAAAGGAGATACAAAGGAGTTACAGAATGTTCtaaatgtatttattttaccTCAAATTAGTATTATATTAACATGTTATGTGaaagatataaaagaattaactATCATTTATGGAAAACCTTCTGTCGATCATATAATTAATTCCATAACTCACTGCATTGAACAAATGCaagttaaaaaagaaaattccgAAAATTTAAAGCATAAAACTTATAATGACAGATTAATAAGAGAACAACAAGATAGGGAATACCAAGAagctttaaaaaaagataaactaatagaagaagaaaaaaaaaaaaaagaaaatgaaaaattaaaaaaaatacaatataaaaaagaaataaaaagaaaaagacaagaaaaatgtaaaaaatttcctttaccaattaaagaaaatgaacaAGTAACAAAAATTTCTTTAAGATTATCAAATGGGACTAGAATTCAAAGTAATTTTAGTTTAGATCATACTTTAGAAGATATTTATGAATGGGCAGAATGTTGtgaatttttagaaaaaaatattaaaattccATATAAATTTGAATTAGTATGTGGGCATAGTAAAAGTACTTtacaaaaagtaaaaaataaaataaaagaatttgaTTTATATCCTAATGCTGTATTGAATTTAAAATCATTAGACACATCTGATGAGGAAtaa
- the PKAc gene encoding cAMP-dependent protein kinase catalytic subunit, putative, protein MIKFFKNLQLNKKKANSEKKISRRKSKMKYEDFNFIRTLGTGSFGRVILATYKNEDLPPVAIKRFEKYKIIKQKQVDHVFSERKILNYINHPFCVNLYGSFKDDSYLYLVLEFVIGGEFFTFLRRNKRFPNDVGCFYAAQIVLIFEYLQSLNIVYRDLKPENLLLDKDGFIKMTDFGFAKVVETRTYTLCGTPEYIAPEILLNIGHGKAADWWTLGIFIYEILVGCPPFYANEPLLIYQKILEGIIYFPKFLDNNCKHLMKKLLSHDLTKRYGNLKKGAENVKEHPWFRNIDWINLLNKNVEVPYKPKYKNMFDASNFEKVEEDLTIADKITNERDPFVDW, encoded by the exons atgattaaattttttaaaaatttacagttaaataaaaaaaaagcaaatagtgaaaaaaaaatttctagaAGGAAaagtaaaatgaaatatgaAGATTTCAATTTTATTCGTACACTTGGCACCG GTTCATTTGGAAGAGTAATTCTTGcaacatataaaaatgaagatctTCCTCCAGTAGCTATTAAGagatttgaaaaatataagataATAAAACAGAAACAAGTTGATCACGTATTTTCTGAacgaaaaatattaaattatattaatcaTCCTTTttgt gtAAATTTATATGGTTCTTTTAAGGATGActcatatttatatttagtaTTAGAATTTGTTATAGGAGGTGAATTTTTTACCTTTctaagaagaaataaaagatttCCTAATGATGTTGGATGTTTTTATGCAGCTCAAATTGTTTTAATATTTGAATATTTGCAAAGTTTAAATATTGTTTATAG agaTTTAAAACCTGAGAATTTATTACTTGATAAAGATggatttataaaaatgactGATTTTGGATTTGCTAAAGTTGTGGAGACAAGAACATATACTTTATGTGGGACACCTGAATATATTGCCCctgaaattttattaaacatAGGACATGGAAAAGCA gCAGATTGGTGGACTTTAGGCATTTTCATTTATGAAATTTTAGTTGGATGCCCTCCTTTTTATGCTAATGAgcctttattaatttatcaaaAGATATTAGAAGGAATCATATATTTTCCCAAATTTCTAGATAACAACTGTAAgcatttaatgaaaaaattattatctcATGATTTAACAAAAAGATATGGTAACTTGAAAAAGGGAGCAGAAAATGTTAAAGAGCATCCTTGGTTTCGAAATATTGATTggattaatttattaaataagaatGTTGAAGTTCCTTATAAaccaaaatataaaaatatgtttgaTGCATCCAATTTCGAAAAAGTAGAAGAAGATTTAACTATAGCTGATAAAATTACAAATGAAAGAGACCCATTTGTTGATTGGTAA
- a CDS encoding U2 small nuclear ribonucleoprotein B'', putative, producing MENFDIPPNQTLYVNNLEDKINVNDLKFLLYEFFCPYGNIIDIVLKKSNKSRGQAFIVFNNIASSTLACKNLKGKLFLNKNININYAKTKSRIIEKLEGTYKPTKNYKSLNNYENKTNLYTLFVQNLPNEINKNALEILFNQYPGYFEARYIPGRNVAFIDFTSYQSGEIAMNGLQNFKITPQHPIKISWSN from the coding sequence atggaAAATTTCGATATTCCTCCAAATCAAACCTTATATGTAAATAATCtagaagataaaataaatgtaaacgatttgaaatttttattatatgagTTTTTTTGTCCATATGGAAATATAATAGAtatagttttaaaaaaatcaaataaatctAGAGGACAAgcttttattgtttttaataatatagcATCATCTACTTTAGCTTGTAAAAACttaaaaggaaaattatttctgaacaaaaatataaacattaATTATGCAAAAACAAAATCAAGaataattgaaaaattaGAAGGAACATATAAACCAACGAAAAACTATAAATccttaaataattatgaaaataaaacgaatttatatacattattTGTTCAAAACTTGcctaatgaaataaataaaaatgcattagaaattttatttaatcaaTATCCTGGATATTTTGAAGCTAGATATATCCCAGGTAGAAATGTTGCATTTATTGATTTTACTTCTTATCAGAGCGGAGAAATTGCTATGAATGGATTACAAAACTTTAAAATTACTCCACAACATCCCATAAAAATTTCTTGGtctaattaa
- a CDS encoding histidine--tRNA ligase, putative has protein sequence MPLKIFYLVIIFLKTGSCKNIIEKKSFFLYLLKLKHNYRLKKKLIVNSVKGIRTFDPKNYERREYLFKIWKDISKSFSYDFYDLPILENYNIFRRSNINESYDFIKNKRHLILRPEITPQLINYLFFKKRELKEKKKSNNDNISQNYKKKYFLQNFKKVFKMCTIGQCFRYEKMSKCRKREHYQWNIDIIGINNINAEIEIFTILISFFHYIKLSYNDIVFKINDKKIIHYIIYKIFKKSFDFSFNYTQEEIKKILHTLDKFHKISNYSFKLLLRKKCPYLKKKDINHFNNVIHNITTLDQLEVYLNFNTTIYNELKNIVCYFQKLNLNPFFQIDLTIVRGLDYYNNIIFEIFYKHKNYRAICGGGRYDFFLNKTKIFAVGFAMGDIVISEILFKNNLELTKLQKNINVVSFFPFTLKENIEDIHKEYFNIINILRNNNVKVYSLLQNNIKLSKALKKANSLNSDYFLFFQEKDNVIFLKNLKTGEQISVNSQNILSAYNDF, from the coding sequence ATGCCTTTAAAGATATTCTATTTggtaataatatttttaaaaacgggttcttgtaaaaatataattgaaaaaaaatccttttttttatatctattaAAACTAAAACATAATTATCgcttaaagaaaaaattaatcgTTAACAGTGTAAAGGGAATAAGAACTTTTGATcctaaaaattatgaaagaagagaatatttatttaaaatatggaAAGATATATCCAAAAGCTTTTCTTACGATTTTTATGATTTACCtatattagaaaattataatatttttcgaagaagtaatattaatgaatcatatgatttcataaaaaataaaagacaTCTAATATTACGTCCAGAAATTACACCTCAATTAATTAATTACTTATTTTTCAAGAAAAGAGaattgaaagaaaaaaaaaaaagtaataatgataatatttctcaaaattataaaaagaaatattttttacaaaattttaaaaaagtttttaagATGTGCACAATTGGACAGTGCTTTAGATATGAGAAAATGTCCAAATGTAGAAAAAGAGAGCATTATCAATGGAATATAGATATTATaggaataaataatataaatgcagaaatagaaattttcactattttaatttctttttttcattatattaagTTAAGTTATAATGATAtagtatttaaaattaatgataaaaaaattattcattacattatctataaaatttttaaaaaatcttttgatttttcttttaattatacacaagaagaaataaagaaaatattacatACATTAGataaatttcataaaattagTAACTATTCCTTTAAATTactattaagaaaaaaatgcccatatttaaaaaaaaaggatataaATCACTTTAACAATGTAATTCATAACATTACTACTCTAGACCAATTAGAAGTGTACCTAAATTTTAATACTACCATATATAATGaacttaaaaatatagtttgttattttcaaaaattaaatttaaatcctttttttcaaataGATTTAACAATTGTACGAGGATtagattattataataatatcatttttgaaatattttacaaGCATAAGAATTATAGGGCTATATGTGGAGGTGGCcgttatgatttttttttaaacaaaacGAAAATTTTCGCAGTTGGTTTTGCCATGGGAGATATAGTAATATCTGAAATTCTTTTCAAGAATAATTTAGAATTAACTaagttacaaaaaaatataaatgttgtttcattttttccttttactttgaaagaaaatatagaagATATTCATAAAGAGTATTTTaacattataaatattttaagaaataataatgtaaaagtttattcattattacaaaataatataaaactCTCAAAAGCACTAAAAAAAGctaattctttaaattctgattactttttattttttcaagaAAAAGACAATgtaattttcttaaaaaatttgaaaacaGGAGAACAAATCTCTGTTAATTCACAAAACATTTTATCTGCCTATAATGATTTTTAG